In the genome of Candida albicans SC5314 chromosome 6, complete sequence, the window TACATTTTAGTtgtattaattaattactaacaataatttttggaaattagGTTTTACATGTAAATGTACGAAATGTTAATGgggttttttttaattatgtTTGCATGaacttttgtttttcctctttaatttgattgatcaGATTTCAACTAATTGTAAGATATGAACTCCTTCTTTTGTTTAACCTGGGATTTGACTTTATCTATATACCGATTTACTTCCATGGTATATATGACTATACGACCCaggaaaatcaaattattaccaGCCGTAGTACACTTTATATTTATAGGATAAATTTCTGTTCCTTTTTGAATATTGGTTTGGGCTTGGTACAACTTTTTACtttaaattaatatataaaagTAGAAATCtatttgatattgtaaAGGGAGTTAagcaatttcttcatttgtTAGACATGGAACATATAACAAAAAACTCCATTTCCCTAATTTTGCtaattatattgaaatgCCTAATGTGTTAACAATGGGATTTAGTTTGCTTCTTCACATTTCGTTATTAATACAATTGAAGTCCCCTTTTAAGAATATGCAACTTCTAATCAAAATGAACGAATCACCAAGAAGTTGATGGAAAAAACCATTACTAATAGAAAAAGCTCTGCATATAAATAGTTTATTTCTATTACTCAACTCGACATTTCATTTGTAGATTTCAATTGCTTATCAATCAATCTGTAGTTGGGAGGAGGGGCGTGCAAATGTcatcaaaaagaaaagaaaatggaaAAGAGGAAATCTAATCTTTTGTTTAGTTTGcttaattaataataaataataatttcacacatgatttcaaaactaTTGACTTAAACTCCTcccaccaaaaaaaaaatatttttctctttctatTTTAACATAGCTgcaatttttatttcaacttgttcttttctttctttctttcttttgctCTTCTTTGTATGATTAGAAGTATAACTAGAATCATGTCACATTCAATTCATAGTTCTGTAAAAGATATTCAAAAGGACATGTATTTCGGTACAGAAGTTTTAAATCGAGTATCATTTTTACGTGAAGATCCCGaatttattcaatcaaGTTTATTTCATCCATCAACtagatttatattttattataaacaacaaccttTAATtcataaaaattttgataacaAATTATGTGTTTTAACTAATGGTTCAAATCAAGCGGTTATTGATAATGTAGATAATGGGAAATTAGGATATTCAGGTAAAAAAGCCATTATTCAATCaggattaattgataatatacCTCAATGGCAAGAAATTTTAACCAATTGgtataatgataataaaaatcatGATAAAAATTTACGTGCCAAGGGGAAACcgatttttttatttatggGATTATTAGATGAATCAGTAGGATTGAATTTAcaatcattaaaatttgCTGCTGATactaaagaagaaacttATCTTGATCATCAAGGAAGATATCAAGGTATTGCTTATTATGCCGTTGATTTATCATCAGCTAAAGAATTGACAgaaaatttaatcaattttgttaatgattcaattaataaattgcaTGATAATCCTAATGGAACCCCTGATTCTAATGGGATATTTTTCACTCATTCACGTAAACATTATCTTGgatttgaacaaaaagaagCAAGTTTATATTCTCAAGGAGCAATGTTATTTTCTTGGTTGAatacaaataaattttGTCCTGGTTGTGGTGAACCAACTATTCCAATTTATGCCGGGGGGAAATTATTTTGTaccaatgaaaaaaaacattctgaagaagatgatgatcGTTATGCTTGTCCAGTGAAAAGTGCCAGAGTTTCCAATGCATCGTTCCCACGTACTGATATGGCAGTAATATCCGTTATCACTAATGAAGATAGATCGAAAATCTTATTGTCTTTAAACAAGAGATATGCTATTGCAAGAATGTATACTTGTACAGCTGGGTTTATGGAACCTTCAGAAACAATTGAAGTGGCTACCAGAAGAGAGATTTGGGAAGAGACTGGGGTTACTTgtgatgaaattaatataataatgacTCAACCATGGCCATTCCCACAAAATCTTATGATTGGTTGTCGAGGCATAGTCGAGTTTAATgggaaaaatgaaataatcCATTTAGGTcatgataatgaattagaAGATGCTAGATGGTTTGATACTAGTTTTGTTAGAAAATTAGTTTATCCTGATGAAGTGACAGCAGATGAAAAGGATAGTTTTAATCctgaaaatataattatccCCATGCCGGAATCAATAGCATTTCTGTTGATTAAATTGGTAGTTGATGAAGCTAAAAATCAACATAAATTGTAAGTAGAACAGGAGatagattattattaaatacaTTAGAGTTGTTTTAAGagttctttttcttttttcaactttttgctgcaaaaaaaaaaaatttagatttttgaaatcagtGTTTGTTAAAATGGGAGAAGTCAAATCACCTTCAAACTAGAGATttatagtagtagtagtagtagtagtagtacttAGTCATGGTGTTGGTTATTGTAAATTTGCCACTACCTTTATTTTTCTCTCTTCTCGTTTAGGTTTTGGTCTCAAGACATGTGGCGTGTGTGTACCAATGTCAAATAACATAACAAGgcattgttgttattaacACAATTACAATCACACTacctcctcctcctcctttgagcaattttccaattatATGAAATTACTAATAAAGACAAAACTAAGTGTGACACAGGTCGATCGATCGGTGTAAATGGCAcacgtttttttttttttttttcattttgtttttgagtAAAACAATTCTGGAATAGGTAAAAAAATGGtcgtttctttttcattaatgtATTATGGTCTCTTTCGTTTGTGGcgttgaaaaaaaaaatttctctGTAGTAACAAAATCGGGGGAATCTATcacaccaaaaaaagaaatttctcGGAACTAACGACAataagtgaaaaaaaagttttataTGTGATGTATATGTGCATTTAGGACAAAAAACGTGGTTGCCCTTCAATTTCCATAATTAAACTTACCAAACACCTCCACATACCACAAWTTYCACAATCGTCAAAccttatatatatataagcTATGTCCCTTTCACTTTCATAGTGTTGTCATTAACTTTTTAAAAAGTCTTtatagttttgattttaatttccTTTCCCCTCCGTCCCTCCCTTAGATTTTACTCCacattaaaaaattaaaattattgtgatattttacaaccaacaaaaaattcattaacCAATATCAATGTCAACTTCATCTATAATACCTAAAGTAGCCTATCAACTGTTAAATAGAATGACTTCTACCATATCACCAGTGATTGTTGGTCATAGAGGTTTCAAAAGTAAATATCCAGAAAATACATTTTTAGGATTTGATAAATGTTTTGAAGCTGGCGGTACTGTCATTGAAACTGACTTATGGTTAACTAAAGATAATGAGATTGTTATTAGTCATGATCAATATACAAAAAGAgtatttgttgattctgATGGCAATCCCACTAATTATAACATAACTGAAACCCCTTATGAtccaattttgaaacatttgaaaacaattgaagGTGGTTATCCTTTATTTACTTTTAAAGAACTTTTACAATGgtttaaaaaatatattgataCAACTCAAAGTAATGATCATAAATTGCAACTTGATATTAAACGATTTAATCCTACTAAAATCacaaaatttattgttCAAGATTTACTTACTGTTCATGATGATATTAGTTGGTGGTATCAtagaattcaatttggaatttgggatttaaattttttgaaatatttgaatcaaaGTGATTATTTCCAAGATAAATTTGGTaaagttaataaatttggttatgatcaatttgatatttttaatattagtGTTAATTGGAGagattcaattcattatatCAACTACAATTTCTATTTGGATGAATCATCACCAGTTGATAGAGtgaaaattaaattgacaggagtttcattgatttatataaGTACGTGGTCAGTGGGGTTCCTTACTAAATTTGTGCCATTATTACgtattcaaaatttaaaattatattcATGGAcagttaataataaattacaatattcatatttaaataaagtTGGTAAATTGGCTAATTTGGTTGAATATGGGGTTATTTCCGATTATCCTGATGTTATGGCTaaatataaacaagaaGACGAATCATTAACGGAAACAGAATCGGGTGAAATGTCTccattaattaaatctGAAAGTAAAGATTATTACAATGAAGATGGTGATTTATCTATTGATTTAACtttacaacaaaaattttatcattggatatttgttcaatttaatCTGTTGGTAGGTAAAAGAGTTACTATTGATGAACAACATTTTGCAACCaaagttgatgaaaatCAAGTAAGActgataaatataaatccATTTTTCCAATGGatgtttcaaaaattacaaaaatatgGTGTTTTTTAATAGTTTGATTAAAGTATAGAGATAATAATTAGAGTGgattgaattattttgtttgtatAGATATATCCTATTAGTTAAGagaattaaattattattgttgttgtttgttgtctgagagttttttttggttttttttatttctctTGTATATTATGTGAGTGAGAATGCGAGAATAAATTTCATTGACTGTATAGATTCAAGTCACGTGactagaagaaaaaaatgagATGAGAGATGCGCGTAAATTCGGGGggaaaaaaatgaattaaaatttgCAGACATTTCACAATAAAAGTAATATGTAGGTGGtctatatatatgtatatatatataagtaAGTTTTGTTTACCCTttaagaagaagaatacaCCACATAAACTTCTTTCCCTCCTCCTAAAtaacccaaaaaaaaaaaatttaaccAATATACAAAARaaaaaaaaaatttcaacaacaattcctatcttcttctttttcctaTAAATCTTTCCTTTATAAATAGTTATTAGATACTGACAGAAACAATCCCAACtttaatactttttttttttattattgattccTCCGATCGACTCAactgaaaaataaaaaacacagaaaaatagatttgattatttatctCCCCCCGATGGTTTTATACAAACGTAAACAAGTCAAAATCATTCCACCAGATGATCTACCAGAAGATTTAACTACTCAAGTTTGGTTTATACCGGAAACTAAAGAATGGTTTCTACTGTATAGTGATTATATCAAAAGAAtggattatttgaaaactaGAAATTTTGTATGTGAAATTACTGGTAATAGTTGTTTAACTTATTTTGAAGCTTTAAAAAgtgaagaacaagaaattagagaagttgaaaaaaatttcccTGAAGCATTAAAGGAACATATTTTACGATTTTTACAATTCAATCGAATTTCAAGATTAGATATGTTAGTCGATAATGTTTAtcaagttttcaaaaatgattATTTCCCCGGTGAAACTGTTTTCCTTCGTggaattgataataataataatgttaGTAATAACAGtaccaataataaagaaCATTTAACGAAACAACGAGGAACAATTAGAGAGAAAGTTCAATATGGACAAGATCAACCTACTAAATACCTTGTGGTCAGATTAAATGATAATCATCAAGCTATTGTTACAGAACAAAACATATCAAGAGATAGAAATCATTTCACCAAATGGTTAATTAaaacatttattaaattaacCATGTCTAGATCATATAAAGTGGGTGCTCCATGGGTTGTTAAAACAAAGTATGCCAAAAAATATAGTATCCCCACCACTTATCCTGATGATCTTAAACAATTTGCTGATACTACACCTACGGGAgatattgttttcattcaaCCTAAAAAGAAGCGTGGACCTCAACCGAAAATAACTGAAACTCCTCCCAAACCTCCTAAACCACCAAAAGAACTTAAAAAACCCAAGAAAATTGCTATTAAAGCCGAACGTAAACAACCTACGCCAGCACCTACTAAACCAATTGTACCAATTGCCCCTGCTGCACCACCGGCTGTGGTTGTTCcttttaaaaagaaattccCTACTCATTATATTCCTGATGCTATAATGAAAGAAtatgaagaagaggaagcTAAAGGGACCCCATCATTTGGATTATCACAATTTCAACcgacaaagaaaaatattgttgaagatttagaattaaaatttgaCTTACAAAATTCTAAACCACTTCctaaaatattatcattaccGGAAAATGCTAAATATTGgaatcaacaaataatcgaagaagaaaaagaaaaagaaaaagaaacggaaggagaaattgatgaaattgaacgagaaagagaaagattATCTTGTTATAGATTACCTTCTATTCTGGAAGCATTACAATCGTGGATATTTCTTAATGTTTATCATaatatattgaatattGATACATTTacatttgatgattttgtgTTTGCTATGGGATGGAATGCTGATCAATTTTCTGAAGATGGTCGATGTGAATTATTAGATGAAATTTGGTGTGCTGTTTTAAGTGCAATAGTATCTAATGAATTACCCACTAATAAAGAAGCCAAAGATTATAAAGAAAGAGATGAAATCTATGGGTTGACTATAACTTTACCCGAAAAGgatgaaatcaatgaagATAGTGAAAACGACAGTGAAGaggatgaagatgaagatgaaaaggAAGAGGacgaaaaaattaaacaggaaaaacaaccacaacagGACGagaaacaaaacaacaTAAAAGATAATGAATCTAATTCAGATCAAGTATCATCATCCAAACCAAAAGGAGATGATTCAGAAGATCATGGTTCTGAAAGTGAACTGgaagaaaaacaattggatATTGATACTGAACAAAGTGATtctgaagaaaatgataaagAGTCCAATACCGACAAACCGGTTGTTACTCACAATGCTTATGAATGTATGAATCATAGAGGTACCTCATGGGATGAACGTTTACGTAAACGTAATTTTAAAGATGGTAATTGGCAATGTATACTATTAGGTGTATTGTCATTAGTGGAACATGTACCTCAATATGAAACaactataaataaaatttatcataAATTGGCACCTAAAGATAAACCAGCAACGGCATTATCAGTAAAAGCAACGGCATTATCAGtaagaaatcaattttatgaTGAActtgatattgaattgaaatttaaggcattgaatattttgattgatttggtCATTAGTAGTCCTTTGGTAAGAAATCATATTGATAGTTGTCTTGAAAATCTGACACTGTTAAGAAGAAACAGATTAgataatttaaaagaataCAAAATTGTGTTGGAACTGGCTCAAAAGGCCCATCAATACATAACTACCAAACTTGCAACCACAAAAAATGTTTCACAGTTAGATCAATCATCACCagagcaacaacaacaatcacaacaacagcaaccaCAGCAAACAGAACAGATATCAGAAATAAAGAAAGGGTTAGATCTCAATAAACTTGAATTATCTGAATCTGAACGTTTACTTGCTGAACAAGATAATGAATTCAAAGAACAATGTAATATTAGAAAAGACGCAATTATCAagttgaatcaattgaaagaagCTAAACgagaaattgaacaaaaattgaCTGAATTAGATTGTCAAagaatgaaattattaggGAAAGATCGACTTTACAATAGATATTGGTggtttgaaaataatggaTTGCCAAATTTGCATTCTGGTGGGaacaataatgatgaagatgatgatgatgatgaaaacaATGACAATAATAAGAAAGATGAAggtgaaaatgaaaatgaaaatgaagataaagGAGAAAATGTTGATagtgataatgaaaatgaagaagttgatgatgatgttcaTGATGAAACTTATCTTATGGGGAGATTATGGGTCCAAGGTCCTtccaataatgatattgcTATACATTTTAAAACTGATTTAAAGGATGCACAAGAATTTCTGaataaaattgacaaaataAGACTTGAAAATGATGGACAAGAGCTTGACAATGGAAAAGTTAATGAAGagaataacaacaacaccaccaccaccaacgGTAACACGAACAACAACTCtaacagcagcagcaacagcagcagcaacaataaagtgaagaaattgaattttagTAAACTTCCATCACAACTCATCACAACCGTGCGGGATTCATTTGCGCTTGATATTAAAGAGAAGGAGATTTTCACTCAAAGTGgagaaaaattaattgatgaagaaggaTCATTTATGGTTCCACTTGCAAAATTGTCTAATTTACAACGTAAAtgtattgaagaatttcCTGATCCATTAATGACAGGACTGGATTGGAGATATTATGATAAACCTGAAGATATTactaaattaatttcatgGTTAAATCCATGGGGTAAACGAGAATCATTACTTCGAAAAGAATTATCACTTGTTAAAGAAGCCATTATATCTAGTATGGAAGCGAGAAGAAAAGCGCTTTGGATAGATCAAACCCCACCtgaagaattagaaataTCTGATAATattaagaaattaaaaacaaaattatttggaGGCAGTGGAGACGATAATGAGAATGAAAATCATTTGAAAGATAAGACTGATGCTgctgaagaagatgacgaTGTAATACTAACCTCTAGTGCTAAACGTGCAAGGAGATCAACTGGTTCTAGGAAAAGACAAAAAGTCGTCACTGTTCAAGATGCTTTAGAATTTGGTGAACCAGAagatataaataaaatgattaaagaattagaaaaagaattaattgaaaagaaagataatCGAGAAATCAATCGAGTATTAGAATGGGTTAATTCTCGAGCTTtagatttatttgaaaaatcattatATGAAGGTGGagataaacaaaaatcaaataaatcaaaacaaaaaaagaaataatatatttataatctGTATcactattactattactactgTTATCTgtataattataattataaatcctttttttaatatcgTCTTCTTTTAGAACGATTagcaatttctttaattttttcatcacgtaatcttttttcttgtaattgtttCTGTTGACGAATTTCATTCCGTTGTTTAAGATCTTCTCTAGCTTGTAAATCAGCATCAGATAATGCTgttgataaatcattaaatttttcaatattcaTTTCTATAGGTACATGTTCTCTCCCAATCATTCTTTTATCTAATCCAATAGTAAAACCTTGagaatttttccaatttgatACTGCTGCTGGTATATTCCAAAATTCTCGATCTTCTTTAGTTAATTTTTTCGTTTTGAGATCTTTAACAAATGTAACATCTTCAATGATCCTTTCATGTCGATTCTTAcgtaatttgaattttggtGGAAGCATTGGATCTTCttgaaattgtttgatttgaattattttcagcagcagcagcagcagttgttgttgttgttcttgatttggatttggatttggatttggatttggatttggatTTTCATATTTGATATAATTAATATCATTAGTTGGCTCATCAGAGGGATTCAATATGgaatcaatgatttttttagtcTCTAGTATTACATTCTCATCTAATTCTGGTTTGGGGAAATTATGTACTAGATTAGGATATCGTTTTTTTAAAGGGATAGTTGTATCATATTTTGATGGGGCAAGAGGTGTTGCATTCTTTGTGGTTGAGACAACTCCATTTGATGTGGGGTCATTTTTAATCTCTCTAGTAACAGGAGAAAAATGATAAGACGGATCGTAGGAACTATTGACTGGCCTTGATAGTAGTGAACTAAACATAATTATGGATGTGGTTTGTATGACTAGAAGATTACAAGATGCCATTTAACTTTTTCTATGCGtatttttctgttttttttttctatctTTAAGCGAGACATAAAAGTTTCCAAAATGTCGTCATACCAAATGGAAGACATTTTCAGATATTAAGTTTGTATCAAACACATAGATTTGAGTAGGATTACCGCTATCAATGTACTAAAAAGGGATATTTAAATGCTCACAATTAGTACATTATGTTGATTGAAATAGTTCTCTGACATAAATAGTTGCCCAAATACTTTCTTGTTCGTGCATTGGTAGAAGAAGCGCATTTCTTGCCCTTACAGTGTCAACTTCATAGCAACAAAACGTATATTAGTTGGCATCAAGATAACGTAGTAGTAAAGTAAACAACAAACTTGGTAGATGCCGTCTCATAGTTAATACTCGTGACATACACTTTCTGTCTGTGGGGAACCcaaataaagataaagagAAACTTTAAGTATGCGCAGCGCAATATAAAGTACAAAAAAGGGAATTACACTGATGCGCACCCCCTTGTTATGGAAAGTGTATCAAGtatttactttttttttttagttttgtaATGTAATCTTGTCTTGTTAGGGGTGGCAACATCATTTTgatagttgttgttgttgttgtgatttCTAACAACTATGTCATGCATATATGCAGATACCGATTGCctttaaatttgaatataaatagTTAAACGAATTTCTTGTTCTATAGTCAGTATTTCTAAAGTATTTGTAGTTATCAGTTTGATAATTAATACTTTTATAAttgtttatcttttttttggcaacatgtcaactacaactactCGTTCAGGAACCAAATCAAAGCCGGTTAAACGCAATtcatatttatcaaatctTCGTCATTTGACTAACAAAGATGTAACCAAAGCAGCTTATACATTGTTAGAAGCATTTGCTGAAGACGATTTGGCTAAAATGTTGGTTTGTCATATAGAAGATAAAGCTGAACGTCAATTATGTGAACTTACTTTATATGAAGCTTATATTAGACAACACATTGCCAAAGGTATTGTCATTGGTCAAGGTGAAACTGAAACTGGATTTGAAACTGTATCGATATGGTCACACCCTAAATcggaagaagaaggattAGATTCGTACACAAATTTAATGGAGGCTGGATACGGTAAAGTTTGGAATGTTTATGGTGAAGAAGGAAGGAAAAAAGTGTTTTACGGAATGTTACCACTTTTACATGATCTGTGTGAACGAATTATTAACAGTGATTCTCgattcaaaaataaaaacgTCTATACATTGGTTTATGTTGGCTCTTCTAAACAAGGTAAAGGTAAAGGGAATTTAAggaaattatttgaatatatGTTTGAAAcatatattgataatgatgaaaacAGTATCGCATATTTGGAGAGTAGTTCCCCAGCAAATATCCCAATTTATAACAGATTTGGTTTCCATGTTACTGAAGATATAGTTTTAGGAGAAAAATGTGAAGGTGCTATTAGAGGTAGAGATTATGCTGTGATGAATGTTATGATCCGAGGTACTAAAGGACATGATTGGACAAAAGATGAAAACACTTTTAATTCTAAAGGGAAAttataattgaataaatatatatataattaaaCTTTATTTCTCATTGTGTTTACTATTCTATTTACATGGAAATAcatatttcattttatcTCATCACTTTTGGATTTTTCTATTCATCCATAGATAAAACACTTTGTTGAGATGGTAATGTCATTTTGgcaaattcttcttttgttttttgtttaattaattcttcttgttcaaGAGAGATAGGTTCAACCACTTGATCAGGAGGCACAAACTTGAATTTACCAAATCCAAAAGCTCTGTCGGTCATCTTATTCAACACATACAATTGTGATCTAACATAAACAAGCAAAGCCTCCACGTGTCTCATGTCAACATTCTCATTGGCATTAAACACATTTCTCCATAAAGCTGAAGCTAAAGTGATATCATCGGTCATTAATCCTTCATCATAACTTAAAACACAACCTAATAATTGAGTATGATAATCTTTTAAATATCCTTCTATAGTTCTGTTGGATTTGATACCTAATTCAGTACTCATTCTGTAATCCAAATCATTGAATATTCTATCAactaatttttgttgatattcTTTACTATATTTAAACGGTAATGCTCTCATTCTTACTGATAAAATCCAATAGTGTAATATAGTTATTTGTACTTGTTGTGAAAAAGATTTAGGTAATCTCAAAGTTtcataataaaatttggCGGTATCACTCATAGGTTCATTAGGATAAACTAATGCTTGTCTTTTACATTCAGAAAAATATATACCACCAGCTACTGGACCACTTCTAGATTTATCCATATCGACTCCAAATGtagaaacaacaaattgtccaattttttctttccaatttggcaattcaatttttttatcttcatcttctgaTAAAAAAGGTGCTTTAGTTTTAGGTTGACGTGgtttgattttcaaatcttgttCGATAACTGGTAACGTGGATTCAGATGCTAATTTTGTTGGTGcttcaattgattcttgATCTGTTCTGTATTTGTCCAAGAATGACTGTCTTTGTTGAAATG includes:
- a CDS encoding uncharacterized protein (Ortholog(s) have ribosome binding activity and role in mitochondrial respiratory chain complex III assembly, positive regulation of mitochondrial translation), which encodes MLRTTSKLTYPSVRFLYQTSKVTFQQRQSFLDKYRTDQESIEAPTKLASESTLPVIEQDLKIKPRQPKTKAPFLSEDEDKKIELPNWKEKIGQFVVSTFGVDMDKSRSGPVAGGIYFSECKRQALVYPNEPMSDTAKFYYETLRLPKSFSQQVQITILHYWILSVRMRALPFKYSKEYQQKLVDRIFNDLDYRMSTELGIKSNRTIEGYLKDYHTQLLGCVLSYDEGLMTDDITLASALWRNVFNANENVDMRHVEALLVYVRSQLYVLNKMTDRAFGFGKFKFVPPDQVVEPISLEQEELIKQKTKEEFAKMTLPSQQSVLSMDE